TGCGAGCGGCGCGTCGACGTCCGCGTCGACGTGGAGCGGCAGGTCGAGCGTGACCTCGCGATCCGCCGTCCACACGAGTCGATCGACGACGTAGCGAGGGCCGACGACCAGCGCGCGCGCGACGCGTACGCCCGGCGAGATCTCCGCGGCGCCGAGCGCCCAGCCCCAGTCGCCACGCTCGTCGTACGCGTCGAGCACTCCGTCCACCCGCTCCTGCGACTTCCCGTCGACGAGCGGCGCATCGTGCGCGAGCGTGCTGCGATACCAGTGCAGCGTTCGCTCCACGTACGACCCCGTACCCATGTCGTCGAGCCAGCGCCGCGGGCCATCGGCGAGCAGCAGGTTGAGGCGGTCGGGGTGTCCGTGGCCGCCGCCGGACGTGCCGTAATCGAGCGCGGCGTAGCGCGCGCCGCCGTCGCGGCGGAAGACGGCGATTCCCTGCGCCGGCAGCAGCACCGACTCCGGCATCCACGGCTCGGCCGCGGGCAGCTCCGGCCGCGCGTGCAGCAGCGAGCGCCAGCCGAGGTCCGCGCGCGTGAGACGCGTGGGCGGCTCGTTGCGCTCGCTCTCGGCGGCGGTGCGCCAGCGGCCGGTGTCGCGCCACGGTGCCGGCGCGTCGGGGGCATAGAGCGCCGCGAGCACACCGGCGAGGCGCGTGTCGTCGCGGCGCGCGAGCCCCAGCTCGCACGACTCCGCCCAACGCCACTGCCGGAGCGAGATGGCCCACTGCGAGTCGCGGCGCGCCGGGAGCGTGAGGTCGGGGAGCGCGGTGAGGAACGGCGCGACGAACCCCTGCGCGAAGCGATCGAGCAGCTCGGCGGGCAGCGCGATCCCGGCCCGCTCGGCGAGCGTCACGCCGTACCACAAGCCTCGGTGCGCGAACTGGTGGTAGTTCTCGCCCTCGTACCAGGTACCGTCGGCGAGGAGACCACCCGCGAGATGCGACTCCACGCCGGAACGTCCCCACACCGCCCCGGTGAACGCGTCGTCGTCGCCGAGCAGCCGCGCGGCGGCGGCGAGGGCGGCGGCGTTCCACACCTGGCGGTTGGACCGCCCCTCGTCGTACGAGGCGATGAGCGCGCGACTCGGCTCGACGATGCGATCGCGGACGGTGCCGCCTAACGACGTCTCGCCGCGCGCCTCGAGCAGGTCGGTCGCGATGCAGATCTGGAGCAGCCAGATCGACTCCAGGTACGTGGAGAAGAACGGCCGGGTCGGACCGAGGACGTTGTCGCGATTCGGATAACGCAGGTAGCGCTCCGCGTACGCCGCGAGCACGTCGCGCGCGAACGCGCCGGCCGCGTCGTCGTCGGTGAGCACCGCGAGCGCCGCGCCGTGCACCGCGCGCTCCGCGAGCCACAGCTGGTACCAGAAGATCCACCAGCGATGGTGCGCCTCGTCGTCGTAGACGCGGCCGCACACCGGGCACGTGTGCACGAGCGGCGAGAAGGGGTCGAACCCGAGCAGCGCGCCGTCCGTGGGACAGCGCCCGCCGATGCGCGTCATGCGCGCCTTGTCGCGCGGCACGTCCGGCTCGCGTTCGCGCACGCGTGCGAGGTCCCGGGCGAGCGACGCGGCGAGCGGCGCGAGCGGCCCCGCGGCGGCGGCCCGACGCTCCGTCACCGACTCCGGCGACAGCAGCAGTCTCGGTTCGTTCATCGCGAGCGAACGGTCCATCGCGCGAGCGTCACCAGCTCGCCGCGCAGATCCATGGTGACGCCGTGCAGCCGCGCGCTCAGCCCCTGCACGCCGCGCGCGTGGTACAGCCACGCCACCGGCACCTCGTCGGCGAGCGCGCGCTGCACCTCGCCCCACGCGTCGCGCCGCGCCGAGTCGCTCGTCGCGGACGCCGCGCGCGCGAAGCCCGCGTCGAGGCGCGCCGAATGGTAGCCACCGTAGTCGAGCGCACCACCGGCCTGCGACGAGGCAAACATCCCGGCGAGGTGCGCGAGCGAGAGGTCGCCGGGGATGCCGCTCAGCAGCATGTCGAACGCCCGCTGCCTCGCGCGCGCCGCCGAGAGGAACGCGCCGAGCTCCATCTGCCGGATCGCGACGCGGATGCCGCGCGCGCCGAGGTCCGCCTGCACGAGCTGCTCGACCGGATTGTCGCCCGTGGCGACGGTGTACAGCGTGACGTCGAGCGGACGGCCGCCACGCGCGCGGATGCCGTCGGCGCCCCGCCTCCATCCGGCGGCGTCGAGGAGCGAGTCGGCGAGCCGCACGTCGAGCGGCGCGTGTGGCGGGAGGGCGAGCGGGTTGTCCGGGGGCACGGCGCCCGCGGCGGGCGTACCGTAGCCGGCGACCGCCGCCGCCACGAGGCGTGCGCGATCGATCGACGCGTTCACCGCACGGCGCACGCGCACGTCGTCGAACGGCGCGCGACCGGCGTTGAAGACGAGCGCGTACGATTGCAGCACGGGGTACGAGAGCACGCGGAGCGACGGGTCGCGGGCGGCGAGCGACGCCATGGTCGGCGCGATGCCGGCCGCGTCGAGCTCCCCGCTCACGAGCCCCGCGAACTTCGTCGTCGCCTCGTCGACCACGGCGACGACGACACGTCGCAGCCGCGGCGGCCCGCCTAACGATGCGGGGAAGCTCGTGTTCCGCTCGAAGACCCACCGCGCGCCCGCGTCGCGATGGACGAACCGGAACGGCCCGTTGCCGAGCGGCGCGGTGGAGAACGGCGCGCGGCGCAGGTCCGCGCGGTCGACCGTCGCGAGGCGGTGGCGCGGCACGATCGGCAGCTCGCACAGCAGCGCCGGAAGGTCCGGCTGCGCGCTGCGGAAGCGCAGTACGAGCGTCGTGTCGTCGACCACGGAATCGCCCGCGATCGCCGCGGCGTCCGACGCGCGCGGGTAGCCGACCGCGGGATCGCGGGCGAGGGCCAGCGTGAACGCGACGTCGCGCGCCGTGGTCGGCGCGCCGTCGTGCCAGCGCAGCGCGGGATCGAGGTGCAGCGTGAGCGTCGTGCGGTCGCCCGACCACTCCCAGCGCCGCGCGAAGTACGGCTGCGGCTGCAGCGCCGAGTCGTAGCGCGCGAGCGTGACGAAGAGCAGGTATCGCTGCACCTGCCGCGACAGCGGGTGCACGGTGACCAACGGGTTCGCCGACTCGAGGTCCGCGCCCGACGCGATCACGACGGTATCGGCGGGACGCGGCGGCGGCGCGCAGCTCGCGAGCACCACGAACGCGCACGCGAGCGCTGCGCTTGCGCCGCCGCGTTCCCGCGTCATCATCGTCGGATGCCTCTCGCCGTGCTCGCCCGCAGGCTGCTCACCGGCGTCGTGCTGCTCTGGCTCGTCGTCTCGCTCACGTTCCTCCTCGTGCACCTCGCACCCGGGGATCCCGCGGCGTTGCTGCTGCCACCGTCGGCGAGCGCCGCCGACGCCGCGCGGCTACGGACACGGCTCGGCCTCGACGCGCCGCTCGGCGTGCAATATGTACGGTGGATCGGCGGCGTGGCGCGCGGTGACCTCGGCACGAGCGTGGCGCTCGACCGTCCCGTGTCGCGCGTGTTGGGCGACGCGCTGCCGATCACGCTCGGACTGGGCGCGACATCGCTCGCGCTCACGTTCGTGGTGGGCGTCGCGGTCGGCACCTGGCAGGCGGTGCGGCGGGGACACCGCGACGACCTCGCGCTCACCGTCGCTGCGACGACGGTGTATGCGGCGCCGAGCTACTGGCTGTCGCTCGTCGCCATCGCGCTGTTCACGTACGGCGCCGCGCGGTGGCACTTCCCGCCGGCGCTGCGCCTCCCCGCGTTCGGCGTGCGCGATCCGAGCGGGCAGCTCACGGGCGTCGCGGCCACGGTGGATCTCGTGCGGCACGCGGTGCTCCCGGTGCTCGTGCTGAGCGGCGTCGGCGCGGCCGGCATCGCGCGGTACGCGCGCGCAGCGATGCTCGACGTGCTGGGGGGCGACTTCGTGCGCACCGCACGCGCGAAGGGCGCGCCGCCGGCGCGCGTGTACGGGCGCCACGCGCTGGCGAACGCGCTGCCGCCGCTCGTGGTGCTGCTCGCGCTCGCGTTCCCCGGCGTCGTGGCGGGATCGGTGTTCGTGGAGTCGGTGTTCGCGTGGCCGGGGATGGGGCGCGCCATGGTGCAGGCGATCGCCCAGCGCGACTACCCCGTGGTGCTCGGCGCGACGCTGCTCTACGCGGCGCTCGTCATCGCCGCGAACCTCGCGGCCGATCTGCTGCTGCCGGCGCTCGACCCGCGACGGCGATGAAGGGGCGACGCACCGCGTTGGTCGTCCCCGCCGTCATGCTCGGCGCGCTCGCCCTGATCGTGCTGCTCGGTCCCCTGCTCTCGCGCGGTGACCCGCTCGGCATCGGCGACGTGCTCGCGACGCGGCTCATGCCGCCCGGCACCACCGACCGCCTCGGCGCGTTCCACCCGTTCGGCACCGACCGGTTCGGGCGCGACGTGCTGCTGCGCGCGCTGGTGGCCGGACGGCTGTCGTTAGGCGTCGGCGTCGTCGGGTCGGTGCTCGCCGGCGCGCTCGGGACCGCGCTCGGCGCGTGGGCGGGCTGGCGCGGCGGCACGATCGACCTGCTCGTCACGGCGGCCGCCGACACGCTGCTCTCCGTGCCGCGGCTCGTGCTGCTGCTCGTGATCGCCGCGCTGTGGGGCCCCGGCACGCTGACGACGGTCGTCGTGCTCGTCGCCACGGGATGGATGGGCGTCGCGCGGCTCGTGCGCGCGGAGGTGCTCGGCGCGCGCCGTCGCGACTGGGTGGACGCGGCGCGCGCGGTCGGCGCGCCGCCGGGGCGCATCCTGTGGCGGCACGTCGTGCCGAACGCCGTGGGACCGGCGATCGTCGCCACCACGCTCGGCGTCGGCAACGCGATCCTGCTCGAGAGCGGGCTGTCGTTCCTCGGCCTCGGCATCCAGCCGCCGGCGCCGAGCTGGGGGAACATGATCGCGGGCGGGCGAGACCTCATCGTGACGGCGCCGTGGATCGCCGTCACGCCGGGCCTCGCCCTCGTGCTCACCGTGCTCGCGTGTACGCTGCTCGGCGACGCGCTGCGCGACCGGCTCGCCGGCGAGACGGAGATCTAGACGTCCGCCTAACGCACGCGGTCCAGCGTCAGCACGGCGCTCGCCGCGGTCGCGTCGGCGAACAGCCTCACGTCGCCCGTCTCGGCGTCGCGCTCGTAGCGCTTGCAGTCGACGCGTCCGGCCCACTCCACGCAGAGCTGCCCGAGCCGCCCCGCCGCGCCGGCGACGGCGGGTGTGCGCACCTCCCACGGCGTGCGGTGGGCGCGGCCGACCTCCACGCGCGCCCGCGCCACGCCCGCGGTGTCGCGCACCGTCACGTTCTCGAGTCGCGAGGCCCCGTCCGCGCTCAGGCGGAGCAGCGTCACCTCGGTCACCGGCATGCGCAGCCGCGCGCTCGGCCGCAGCCGCTCGGGGACGTCGATGCGGTAGAGCCCCGCCAGCTCGGTGGGGCGCTCCACGACCCAGCGCGTCGCGCGCGGTGGCGTGGCCGTCGTCGGCACGGTCGCCGCGGCGATGGCGAGTGGAACCAGCATGACGCTGCGAAGCATCGCGGATCTCTCCTGTGTGAGGGTGCGCCAGGAGCGTAGCACGGCGCCTCGCGCGGCGCGTTGCGCGACGGTGAGCCCCGAATGACGATGCGATGAGGCGTTCGTTACGATTGCATGAACGCCGGGCGGTGCCTAACGACGGGTCACCGGACGAGTACCGTCGACACGCCCCGGGGGGGCACGACGATCGGCAACCGACTCTCGTCGCCCGCGCCCTCCACGGCGAGCGACGCACCGGGCGTCTCGTCGAGCCGCGCGGCCACCGCGTCGCGCACCGGCACGCGCAGCCGCCATACGCCGCGCACCTCGCGGTCGGTCGCGTTCACGCACCGCAGCACCACCCACTCGCCGTCGTCGCTCGGCTTCGCGCAGGAGAACGCGAGCCCGTCGCCGTCGAGCGTCAGGCCGCCGGCGGGCGGCGGGAGCACGAGCGCCGGACGCAGCGTCTCGCCGCACAGCGGGAGCAACACGTCGTCGGCGAGTCGTTCCACCGCGGCCGGGTCGAGCGGACCGTCGAGCAGCGCGACGGCGAAGCGCGCCTCGAACGGGCCAGGACACTGGGCCTCCGGCGTCGCCACCGGCCAGCCGGCGTGGCCCGGGCGCTCGGGGAGATCGGGGCGCGACAGCTCCCCCACCGCGCGTACGAGCGTGACGGCGATCGCGCCATCGGGGCGCGCCTCGTACTCGCCCAACCCGTCGGAGACCAGCGCGGAAGTGCGCTGGCCGTCGGTGCGCGCGACCCAACGGTGTAGCGGGGCCGTGTCCGGCGGACGCTCGGCCACCGCATCGCCTGCGGGCACGGCGATCGGCGTCCGCACCACGGGGCCGAGCGCGGCGTCGGCGAGCACCGACTCGCTGCGCACGCCCGACGCGAACACGACCCGCAGCCGGTGGTCGCGCGCCACGTTGTCGCCGCGCACGTGCACGCGCACGAACGACGCGTCGGCATCGAGCGAGAGCCGGACGGTGAGCGGGATCTCCACGTGACGGCCGGCGCGCTTGGTGGGACGCGAGAACGTGTCGGCATCGGGCTCGACGCGGAGCGCCGCCGGCACCCGCAGCCGGTAGCGGAGCTCCAGCGTGCCGCGCAGCGGACCGCGGTCCACCGTCTTCGCCCCGGCGAACCACGCCGACCGCAGCGGCGCGCCGACCGGCGAGTGGGTGTACGTGTCGCCGGCGTCGCCGACATCCTCGAAGCCGACGAGCGACTCGACGTGCACCGCGCCGCCGAGCGCGCGCAGCGACACCCGCCCGCGGGCGTCGACCGCCACGCCGAGCAACCCGTTGTCGAGCGTGCCGTCGCCGACGCGCACCGGATGCGACGGCCCCGCAGCGCCGGACTCCGCTGCCGTCGCGGCGATGGCGAACGCGCGCACCTCGTGGCCGTCGAGCCGTGGCACCCACACCACCGCCCGCGCCGCCTCGACGATGTCGTCGTCGGGATAGTGCCGCGGCGCCTCGACGCGGTCGTGGCGCAGCGCGCGGCCGAGGATCTGGAGCGGCAGGTCGTCGTCGCCGGCGCGCACGTGCGGCGTGGCGCCTAACGGTTTCACCGGCCGCCACGTCCCCGCCGACCCCGGCCCCACCGCGACGTCGCGCACGAACGTCGCCAGCTCGACCTCGGTTGCGCCGCCGCGAGCGCGCGCGGCGCGGTTGCGCACGACGAGCGTGGGCCGCCACGCGCTGCGCTGCTCGCGCGCCGCGTCCGCGTCGTGGCCGAGCAGCAACGCGAGCGCGTCGGAGCGGAGGCCGCGTCCCTGCGCGATCGCGTCGTCGAACCGCGCATCGGCGGCGCGCGCCACCTCGTCGGTGGAGCAGCCGCACAGCGTGTCGTGCGGATGGCAGAGCAGCAGCGTGCGCCACGCCGCCTGCAGGAGCGCGCGCCGGCCGTCGTCGGCACCGTCGCCGACGACGCCGTCGCGCAGCGCGAGCAGCGCCAGCCACGGCTCGACGTCCCGCTCGAGCAATCGCTGCGCGTGGGCGTTGCGCCGCTTCTGCGCCGCGCGCGTCGCGAACGTCCCCTGGAGCGTCCACGCATAGCCGTAGCTGTCGCGCAGCTCCCCCTGCACCGTCGGCAGCTCGGTCTCGCGCGCGCGGCGGCCCGCCTCGTCGGCGAACGCGGGGAGCGACGCGTGCGACACGCGGTCGGGCGCCGCGGCTTCGCGGAGCGCATCGAGCGCCTCGCGCCACCGTCGCTGCCGCGCGTGATGGTCGGCACCGTTCTGCACGAGCACGAGGCCGAGCCGCGCGCGCGGGGCGAGCACGGCGCGCATCTCCCGCCACCGATCGGCCGCGCGCCGCGGGTCGGCGGGGAGCGATGAGCCGTACTCGTAGCCGTCGGGCGGCAGATGGAACAGCAGCGTCGCCTCGCCGTCGGGGGCGCGCCACCAGGCGGCATCGCCGTCCGGCCACCGTGCGCCGCCGTAGCCGCGCCACGCGATCGTGACGCCGCAGCCGAAGCCCCGAGCGAGCACCGGAAGCGCGGCGGCGTGCCCGAACGCGTCGGGCGAGTACAGCACCGGCGGCGGCGACCCGCCGAGCGCGGCGAGCGTGCGTCGTCCGGCGAGCAGGTTGCGGACGAGCGCCTCGCCCGACGGGATCAGCTCGTCGGCGAGCACGTACCACGGCCCCGCCTCCAGCCATCCGTCGCGCACCGCCGCGGCGAGGGCGTCGCGCCGCTCGGGGCGCACGGCGAGGTAGTCGTCGAGCACCGCGCCCTGGCCGTCCAGGAGGAAGCTTCCCGGCGGCGGCACCGGGTCGTCGAGCAGCTCGTCGACGAGCGCGACGAGGCGCTGTCGGAGGCGGCCGACGGGGTGGTACCACTCGCGGTCCCAGTGGGTGTGCGGGACAACGAGGACGTCGAGCGGGCGGTCGAGCGTGGTCGAGGGGTCGGCGGCGCTCACGGCCGCAAGCTACCCCCCGGAACGCAGCGCGGGGAGCGACCGCGGTGGCGGCGCTCCCCGACGCTCACGTCCGTTCCGGCGCCCTACGCTACGGGACGACGGCCCGTGATGAGGCGGTACAGGACGACGATCACCGCGAGCACCAGCAGGAGGTGGATCAACCCGCCCGCGACGTGGAACACGCCGAAGCCGAGGAGCCACAGGACGAACAGCACTACCGCAAGTGTCCAGATCATAGATGACCTCGTGTGACGGTGGGCCAGCGCTGTGCTCTAAGGCAACCCCCATACCGCCGTACTCGGCGGAGCTCCGGTTGGGCGCCGGAAGGTGTGTTGGGCATCACGCGTGCCCGCGCGGCTCCTCGGGTCGCTCGGCGACCTCCTGCTCCCCGCCGCGCACGAACTCGCGCTCCATGCTCGACTGCGCCGCCAGGCGGCCGAGGAGGATGCGGGCGGCGCGGACGTCGTGTCCCACGTCGATGAGCAGGTTCGCGAGGTCGCCGACCCCCCACAGCAGTCCGGCGAGGACGACGAGGCGACTGGCCTCGGTCAGCAGCGTCGCGAGCGCGTCGCGGCCCTGCTGATACAGCCCCGTGACGACCTCGAGCACGAGCAGCAGGACGAGGAAGATCGCGATCAGGCGGAACAGCTTCGACAGGTAGCCGAGTCCCGTGTACGGCTCGACGTCGGAGGCGCGCACCTGCATGAGCGGATCGGCCGCACCACGCCGCGTGACGTGCTCTCCTCCCCGTGTCGTCTCGTGCTCAGTCATGCCTCCTCTCCGGTTCGCTCTCGCTAGCTTTCGCGCTTCGTCCGTTCCCTCTACCCAACGTCATGAACTTCTTCAGCGAGCTGCTGCATCGCCTGCGCGACCTGCCCGCGCTCGTGCAATGGGCCGGCTACGTGGGCCTGTTCGCGATCGTCTTCACGGAAACGGGACTGTTCTTCGGGTTCTTCCTCCCCGGCGACTCGCTGCTCGTGACGGCGGGGCTGCTCGCGTCGCAGGGGCTGCCGCTCGACGTGCGCACCCTCGGCTTCCTGCTCTCCGGCGCCGCGATCCTCGGCGACAACACGAACTACTGGATCGGCCGCATCTCCGGAGAGCGCATCTTCACGCGCGAGGAGTCGCTGCTGTTCAAGCCGAAGCACCTGCAGCGCGCCGCCGACTTCTACGCGAAGCACGGCGCCAAGACCGTGGTGCTTGCGCGATTCATGCCGATCGTCCGCACGTTCGCGCCGCTCGTCGCGGGTGCCGCGCGCATGCCGTACCGCACCTTCCTCACGTTCAGCGTCATCGGCGGGCTGGCGTGGATCTGGAGCATGCTGGCGATCGGCTACTTTCTCGGCAGTCGCTTCCCCGGCGTGAGCGAGCATCTCGAGCTCGTGATCATCGTCGTCGTGCTGCTCTCGATCTCCCCGGGCATCGTGAGCTGGCTGCGCACGCGGCGCGCCGCTGCGACGGCGGGAGCGGGCGCCGGCGACGTTGGAAGCGGCGGCCGGCCCCGCTAGATTCGCGGCCGTCAACGACCCTCGCACACGGAGTGCACGCCATGCCTCATTCGCTGCCGCCCCTGCCGTACGCCCCCGACGCGCTCGAGCCGCACATCGACGCGCAGACGATGCAGATCCACCACGACAAGCATCATCAGGCGTACGTCACGAACCTGAACGCCGCGCTGGAGAAGGCGCCCGACGTCGCGGACCGTCCGCTGGAGCAGCTGCTCGCCGACCTGAACGCGGTGCCGGAGGCCGTGCGCACCGCGGTGCGCAACAACGGCGGCGGCCACTGGAACCACTCGCAGTTCTGGCGGTGGATGGGCCCCAACGCGGGCGGTGAGCCCGGCGGCGCGCTCGGTCAGGCGATCACGTCGTCGTTCGGCGACTTCGCGAAGTTCCGCGACCAGTTCAAGGCCGCCGCGACGGGCCGCTTCGGCTCGGGGTGGGCGTGGCTCGTCCGCAAGGGCGGTGGCCTCGCGATCACGAGCACGCCGAACCAGGACAACCCGCTCATGGACGGCGTGCGTCCCGAGGACGTCCTGCTCGGCCTCGACGTCTGGGAGCACGCGTACTACCTGAAGTACCAGAACCGCCGGCCGGACTACATCGACGCGTGGTGGAACGTGGTCAACTGGTCGCAGGTCAAGTTCTGAGACGCGGCGTAGCGGCGTAGCTGCGTGGCTGCGTGGCTGCGTGGCTGCGTGGCTGCGTGGCTGCTGCGT
This DNA window, taken from Gemmatirosa kalamazoonensis, encodes the following:
- a CDS encoding heparinase II/III domain-containing protein; the protein is MNEPRLLLSPESVTERRAAAAGPLAPLAASLARDLARVREREPDVPRDKARMTRIGGRCPTDGALLGFDPFSPLVHTCPVCGRVYDDEAHHRWWIFWYQLWLAERAVHGAALAVLTDDDAAGAFARDVLAAYAERYLRYPNRDNVLGPTRPFFSTYLESIWLLQICIATDLLEARGETSLGGTVRDRIVEPSRALIASYDEGRSNRQVWNAAALAAAARLLGDDDAFTGAVWGRSGVESHLAGGLLADGTWYEGENYHQFAHRGLWYGVTLAERAGIALPAELLDRFAQGFVAPFLTALPDLTLPARRDSQWAISLRQWRWAESCELGLARRDDTRLAGVLAALYAPDAPAPWRDTGRWRTAAESERNEPPTRLTRADLGWRSLLHARPELPAAEPWMPESVLLPAQGIAVFRRDGGARYAALDYGTSGGGHGHPDRLNLLLADGPRRWLDDMGTGSYVERTLHWYRSTLAHDAPLVDGKSQERVDGVLDAYDERGDWGWALGAAEISPGVRVARALVVGPRYVVDRLVWTADREVTLDLPLHVDADVDAPLAWAAYDAGGAGGLEDGFDFLLDTSAAPLPVGQVVRLHAPGERAIRSSVEPSPDDAGGDRASCRAWVAASHAATLVRAVAPSSPGRSPRRFHAVRQRGAFGGVTTVWDTRGSVADVRVDGDAVVVERLDGGRDEHRAAAVAWRVVQRRGEQVREVTLAGATPRAKGTAEHGVAFVEMPRPPIWLRKPVRFSLGASHYRRSEESWEEAGRPASEVTVTHGSDGLTVDVEVTTPHPTFVKEGTVNPLDNERAEINGHGVQLYVQPALGARPASEIFAWLLVPDDRAGDAVRVVPVTPAAERVRPRARWRRTASGYALTAIVPPEALGPPNVPFGFDLIVNETAPGRERRRGQLVLSGARGEFVYLQGDRHDPERFVHMWWQQPA
- a CDS encoding peptide ABC transporter substrate-binding protein encodes the protein MMTRERGGASAALACAFVVLASCAPPPRPADTVVIASGADLESANPLVTVHPLSRQVQRYLLFVTLARYDSALQPQPYFARRWEWSGDRTTLTLHLDPALRWHDGAPTTARDVAFTLALARDPAVGYPRASDAAAIAGDSVVDDTTLVLRFRSAQPDLPALLCELPIVPRHRLATVDRADLRRAPFSTAPLGNGPFRFVHRDAGARWVFERNTSFPASLGGPPRLRRVVVAVVDEATTKFAGLVSGELDAAGIAPTMASLAARDPSLRVLSYPVLQSYALVFNAGRAPFDDVRVRRAVNASIDRARLVAAAVAGYGTPAAGAVPPDNPLALPPHAPLDVRLADSLLDAAGWRRGADGIRARGGRPLDVTLYTVATGDNPVEQLVQADLGARGIRVAIRQMELGAFLSAARARQRAFDMLLSGIPGDLSLAHLAGMFASSQAGGALDYGGYHSARLDAGFARAASATSDSARRDAWGEVQRALADEVPVAWLYHARGVQGLSARLHGVTMDLRGELVTLARWTVRSR
- a CDS encoding ABC transporter permease, with the translated sequence MPLAVLARRLLTGVVLLWLVVSLTFLLVHLAPGDPAALLLPPSASAADAARLRTRLGLDAPLGVQYVRWIGGVARGDLGTSVALDRPVSRVLGDALPITLGLGATSLALTFVVGVAVGTWQAVRRGHRDDLALTVAATTVYAAPSYWLSLVAIALFTYGAARWHFPPALRLPAFGVRDPSGQLTGVAATVDLVRHAVLPVLVLSGVGAAGIARYARAAMLDVLGGDFVRTARAKGAPPARVYGRHALANALPPLVVLLALAFPGVVAGSVFVESVFAWPGMGRAMVQAIAQRDYPVVLGATLLYAALVIAANLAADLLLPALDPRRR
- a CDS encoding ABC transporter permease, which translates into the protein MKGRRTALVVPAVMLGALALIVLLGPLLSRGDPLGIGDVLATRLMPPGTTDRLGAFHPFGTDRFGRDVLLRALVAGRLSLGVGVVGSVLAGALGTALGAWAGWRGGTIDLLVTAAADTLLSVPRLVLLLVIAALWGPGTLTTVVVLVATGWMGVARLVRAEVLGARRRDWVDAARAVGAPPGRILWRHVVPNAVGPAIVATTLGVGNAILLESGLSFLGLGIQPPAPSWGNMIAGGRDLIVTAPWIAVTPGLALVLTVLACTLLGDALRDRLAGETEI
- a CDS encoding glycoside hydrolase family 38 C-terminal domain-containing protein, which encodes MSAADPSTTLDRPLDVLVVPHTHWDREWYHPVGRLRQRLVALVDELLDDPVPPPGSFLLDGQGAVLDDYLAVRPERRDALAAAVRDGWLEAGPWYVLADELIPSGEALVRNLLAGRRTLAALGGSPPPVLYSPDAFGHAAALPVLARGFGCGVTIAWRGYGGARWPDGDAAWWRAPDGEATLLFHLPPDGYEYGSSLPADPRRAADRWREMRAVLAPRARLGLVLVQNGADHHARQRRWREALDALREAAAPDRVSHASLPAFADEAGRRARETELPTVQGELRDSYGYAWTLQGTFATRAAQKRRNAHAQRLLERDVEPWLALLALRDGVVGDGADDGRRALLQAAWRTLLLCHPHDTLCGCSTDEVARAADARFDDAIAQGRGLRSDALALLLGHDADAAREQRSAWRPTLVVRNRAARARGGATEVELATFVRDVAVGPGSAGTWRPVKPLGATPHVRAGDDDLPLQILGRALRHDRVEAPRHYPDDDIVEAARAVVWVPRLDGHEVRAFAIAATAAESGAAGPSHPVRVGDGTLDNGLLGVAVDARGRVSLRALGGAVHVESLVGFEDVGDAGDTYTHSPVGAPLRSAWFAGAKTVDRGPLRGTLELRYRLRVPAALRVEPDADTFSRPTKRAGRHVEIPLTVRLSLDADASFVRVHVRGDNVARDHRLRVVFASGVRSESVLADAALGPVVRTPIAVPAGDAVAERPPDTAPLHRWVARTDGQRTSALVSDGLGEYEARPDGAIAVTLVRAVGELSRPDLPERPGHAGWPVATPEAQCPGPFEARFAVALLDGPLDPAAVERLADDVLLPLCGETLRPALVLPPPAGGLTLDGDGLAFSCAKPSDDGEWVVLRCVNATDREVRGVWRLRVPVRDAVAARLDETPGASLAVEGAGDESRLPIVVPPRGVSTVLVR
- a CDS encoding lmo0937 family membrane protein produces the protein MIWTLAVVLFVLWLLGFGVFHVAGGLIHLLLVLAVIVVLYRLITGRRPVA
- a CDS encoding VTT domain-containing protein, with product MNFFSELLHRLRDLPALVQWAGYVGLFAIVFTETGLFFGFFLPGDSLLVTAGLLASQGLPLDVRTLGFLLSGAAILGDNTNYWIGRISGERIFTREESLLFKPKHLQRAADFYAKHGAKTVVLARFMPIVRTFAPLVAGAARMPYRTFLTFSVIGGLAWIWSMLAIGYFLGSRFPGVSEHLELVIIVVVLLSISPGIVSWLRTRRAAATAGAGAGDVGSGGRPR
- a CDS encoding superoxide dismutase, translating into MPHSLPPLPYAPDALEPHIDAQTMQIHHDKHHQAYVTNLNAALEKAPDVADRPLEQLLADLNAVPEAVRTAVRNNGGGHWNHSQFWRWMGPNAGGEPGGALGQAITSSFGDFAKFRDQFKAAATGRFGSGWAWLVRKGGGLAITSTPNQDNPLMDGVRPEDVLLGLDVWEHAYYLKYQNRRPDYIDAWWNVVNWSQVKF